In Vibrio cidicii, the DNA window GGCGGCGCGCTCGCCATGGCGATTGCCATTTTGGGTTATGCCCAGTGCTGCACGATCGCCAAACCATCCATCCAAGCCAAACAAGAAGAGATTCAAAGCTTTATCGATAAAGGTTGTGTGGCGTTTGGTCTCTCATTGGAGCACGTTGAACACGCCGTTCCCATGCTGATTCAACAACTCGCCGCCAGATAAGGAGTCACTATGGACATTCTGCACATTGGGTTAGTGGCTGCGCTTTGCGCCATGACCGCGTTAGTCGCCAATATGAGCGCGGCCGTGTTCCACGACGGCATTCGGCCAATTCTGCCCCAGTTGTTTGAGGGCA includes these proteins:
- a CDS encoding DUF2620 domain-containing protein encodes the protein MKKIAIAGLQREQIKQQIETALPDAFECHILTDMDAAVRVKSGEMDYFIGCCNTGAGGALAMAIAILGYAQCCTIAKPSIQAKQEEIQSFIDKGCVAFGLSLEHVEHAVPMLIQQLAAR